The Sebastes umbrosus isolate fSebUmb1 chromosome 4, fSebUmb1.pri, whole genome shotgun sequence genome has a window encoding:
- the idh2 gene encoding isocitrate dehydrogenase [NADP], mitochondrial isoform X2 produces MDGDEMTRIIWEFIKEKLILNNVDVELKYYDLGLPYRDQTDDQVTIDSALATLKYNVAVKCATITPDEQRVEEFSLKKMWKSPNGTIRNILGGTVFREPITCKNIPRLVPGWTQPITIGRHAFGDQYRATDFVVDQPGKFKMVFSPADGSAGKEWEVYDFPAGGCGMGMYNTDESITGFAHSCFQVAIAKKWPLYMSTKNTILKAYDGRFKDIFEDVFVKNYKPEFDKLKIWYEHRLIDDMVAQVLKSSGAFVWACKNYDGDVQSDIIAQGFGSLGLMTSVLVCPDGKTIESEAAHGTVTRHYREHQKGRPTSTNPIASIFAWTRGLEHRGKLDGNPDLIKFSQTLERVCVETVESGTMTKDLAGCIHGLPNVKLNEHYVNTTDFLDAIKTNLDKALGK; encoded by the exons ATGGACGGAGATGAAATGACCAGGATCATCTGGGAGTTCATCAAAGAGAAG CTCATCCTGAACAATGTTGATGTTGAGCTGAAGTATTATGACCTTGGTCTGCCGTATCGTGACCAGACCGATGACCAGGTCACCATCGACTCTGCCCTGGCCACTCTGAAGTACAATGTGGCGGTTAAATGTGCCACCATCACACCCGACGAACAAAGAGTGGAAG agTTCAGCCTgaagaagatgtggaagagCCCCAACGGTACCATCAGGAACATCCTGGGCGGCACCGTCTTCCGTGAGCCAATCACCTGCAAGAACATTCCCAGGCTTGTTCCAGGCTGGACGCAGCCCATCACCATCGGCAGACACGCCTTCGGTGATCAG TACAGAGCAACAGACTTTGTTGTGGACCAGCCCGGCAAATTCAAGATGGTCTTCTCACCAGCTGATGGTAGTGCAGGCAAGGAGTGGGAGGTCTATGACTTTCCTGCTGGTGGCTGTGGGATGGGCATGTACAACACAGACGAG TCTATCACAGGCTTTGCGCACAGCTGCTTCCAGGTTGCTATTGCCAAGAAGTGGCCCCTGTACATGAGCACAAAGAACACCATTCTTAAAGCATACGATGGCAGATTTAAAGACATCTTCGAGGATGTCTTTGTGAA AAACTACAAGCCAGAGTTTGACAAGCTGAAGATCTGGTATGAGCACAGGCTTATTGATGATATGGTCGCTCAAGTGCTGAAGTCTTCTGGAGCATTTGTGTGGGCTTGCAAGAACTACGACGGAGATGTTCAGTCCGATATCATTGCACAGG gtTTTGGCTCTCTGGGATTGATGACATCAGTTCTCGTGTGCCCCGACGGCAAGACTATCGAGTCTGAGGCCGCCCACGGCACCGTGACCAGGCATTATCGCGAGCACCAGAAG GGAAGGCCGACCAGCACCAACCCCATCGCCAGCATTTTCGCCTGGACGAGAGGCCTGGAGCATCGTGGCAAACTTGACGGCAACCCCGACCTTATCAA ATTCTCCCAGACTCTGGAGAGGGTGTGTGTCGAGACTGTTGAGAGCGGTACGATGACCAAGGACCTCGCAGGTTGCATCCACGGCCTGCCAAA TGTCAAGCTGAACGAGCACTACGTCAATACCACAGACTTCCTCGATGCCATCAAGACAAATCTGGATAAAGCCCTCGGCAAGTAA
- the LOC119486274 gene encoding retinol dehydrogenase 13-like isoform X1, giving the protein MQTFTAIRSFVFHYPKTIAVVTVTGVGLLGVKKWMAGGVCRSRASLDGKTVLITGGNTGIGKETAVDLAGRGARVILACRDMDRANKAAEEVRRRTGNDNVIVKKLDLASLKSVRELAKDVLASEERLDVLINNAGIMSCPKWQTEDGFEMQFGVNHLGHFLLTNCLTDLLKKSSPSRVVNVSSLAHERGQIYFDDIHQEKDYRPRKSYSQSKLANVLFTKELANRLQGSGVTTYSLHPGIIRTELGRHFWPTIPLWKRVVFTPLSFLIKSPTEGAQTTIYCAVEESLQDKSGLYYSDCAPKTAAPQGLDDEAAKKLWDLSASLVGLT; this is encoded by the exons ATGCAGACCTTCACAGCCATAAGATCATTTGTTTTCCACTATCCTAAAACTATTGCTGTGGTCACAGTAACAG GAGTGGGACTTCTTGGTGTGAAGAAATGGATGGCAGGTGGTGTGTGTCGCAGCAGAGCCTCGTTGGATGGAAAGACCGTCCTGATCACCGGAGGCAACACTGGGATTGGCAAAGAGACCGCTGTTGACCTGGCTGGAAGGG GCGCGAGAGTCATTCTGGCCTGCAGAGACATGGACAGAGCCAATAAAGCTGCagaagaggtgaggaggaggaccgGAAATGACAACGTTATTGTCAAGAAATTGGACTTGGCGTCTCTAAAGTCGGTGCGAGAACTAGCCAAAGACGTCCTGGCGAGCGAAGAGAGGCTGGATGTTCTCATCAATAATGCAG gtaTTATGAGCTGTCCAAAATGGCAGACTGAAGATGGCTTTGAAATGCAGTTCGGTGTGAACCACCTGGGCCACTTCCTTTTGACAAACTGTCTGACAGATCTCCTGAAGAAATCGTCTCCGAGCCGCGTCGTCAACGTCTCCAGTTTAGCTCATGAAAGAG GTCAAATCTATTTTGATGACATACATCAGGAGAAAGATTACCGCCCTAGGAAAAGCTATTCACAAAGTAAACTAGCTAATGTCCTGTTTACAAAGGAGCTGGCTAACAGGCTGCAAG GTAGCGGAGTAACGACATACAGCCTTCACCCTGGAATAATCCGGACGGAGCTCGGCCGTCACTTCTGGCCCACAATTCCCCTGTGGAAGAGAGTTGTATTCACACCACTCAGTTTCCTCATCAAGTCTCCTACAGAAGGGGCTCAGACCACCATCTACTGCGCTGTGGAGGAAAGCCTGCAGGATAAGAGTGGACTCTACTACAG
- the idh2 gene encoding isocitrate dehydrogenase [NADP], mitochondrial isoform X1 translates to MAGYLKVLSSLSRSAASFSRNPAVVLAPAAQCQTLQQQRNYADKRIKVSQPVVEMDGDEMTRIIWEFIKEKLILNNVDVELKYYDLGLPYRDQTDDQVTIDSALATLKYNVAVKCATITPDEQRVEEFSLKKMWKSPNGTIRNILGGTVFREPITCKNIPRLVPGWTQPITIGRHAFGDQYRATDFVVDQPGKFKMVFSPADGSAGKEWEVYDFPAGGCGMGMYNTDESITGFAHSCFQVAIAKKWPLYMSTKNTILKAYDGRFKDIFEDVFVKNYKPEFDKLKIWYEHRLIDDMVAQVLKSSGAFVWACKNYDGDVQSDIIAQGFGSLGLMTSVLVCPDGKTIESEAAHGTVTRHYREHQKGRPTSTNPIASIFAWTRGLEHRGKLDGNPDLIKFSQTLERVCVETVESGTMTKDLAGCIHGLPNVKLNEHYVNTTDFLDAIKTNLDKALGK, encoded by the exons ATGGCTGGATATCTGAAAGTCCTCAGCTCTCTGTCGAGGTCTGCTGCCTCCTTCTCCAGAAACCCCGCGGTGGTGCTGGCGCCGGCTGCACAATGCCAGACTTTGCAACAACAAAGAAACT atgcCGACAAACGCATCAAAGTGTCCCAGCCGGTGGTGGAGATGGACGGAGATGAAATGACCAGGATCATCTGGGAGTTCATCAAAGAGAAG CTCATCCTGAACAATGTTGATGTTGAGCTGAAGTATTATGACCTTGGTCTGCCGTATCGTGACCAGACCGATGACCAGGTCACCATCGACTCTGCCCTGGCCACTCTGAAGTACAATGTGGCGGTTAAATGTGCCACCATCACACCCGACGAACAAAGAGTGGAAG agTTCAGCCTgaagaagatgtggaagagCCCCAACGGTACCATCAGGAACATCCTGGGCGGCACCGTCTTCCGTGAGCCAATCACCTGCAAGAACATTCCCAGGCTTGTTCCAGGCTGGACGCAGCCCATCACCATCGGCAGACACGCCTTCGGTGATCAG TACAGAGCAACAGACTTTGTTGTGGACCAGCCCGGCAAATTCAAGATGGTCTTCTCACCAGCTGATGGTAGTGCAGGCAAGGAGTGGGAGGTCTATGACTTTCCTGCTGGTGGCTGTGGGATGGGCATGTACAACACAGACGAG TCTATCACAGGCTTTGCGCACAGCTGCTTCCAGGTTGCTATTGCCAAGAAGTGGCCCCTGTACATGAGCACAAAGAACACCATTCTTAAAGCATACGATGGCAGATTTAAAGACATCTTCGAGGATGTCTTTGTGAA AAACTACAAGCCAGAGTTTGACAAGCTGAAGATCTGGTATGAGCACAGGCTTATTGATGATATGGTCGCTCAAGTGCTGAAGTCTTCTGGAGCATTTGTGTGGGCTTGCAAGAACTACGACGGAGATGTTCAGTCCGATATCATTGCACAGG gtTTTGGCTCTCTGGGATTGATGACATCAGTTCTCGTGTGCCCCGACGGCAAGACTATCGAGTCTGAGGCCGCCCACGGCACCGTGACCAGGCATTATCGCGAGCACCAGAAG GGAAGGCCGACCAGCACCAACCCCATCGCCAGCATTTTCGCCTGGACGAGAGGCCTGGAGCATCGTGGCAAACTTGACGGCAACCCCGACCTTATCAA ATTCTCCCAGACTCTGGAGAGGGTGTGTGTCGAGACTGTTGAGAGCGGTACGATGACCAAGGACCTCGCAGGTTGCATCCACGGCCTGCCAAA TGTCAAGCTGAACGAGCACTACGTCAATACCACAGACTTCCTCGATGCCATCAAGACAAATCTGGATAAAGCCCTCGGCAAGTAA
- the znf710a gene encoding zinc finger protein 710a, with product MRSLKHLKHHSRNNVEEESSRLVRTYPKMTEGHVDVGTQTEPVVVLSLAQAAVLGLISQNEIFGATIAPNGFYTGEPRECPPPPPEAMEYEYADQLIGANGDYLAEPAGEPEPQPHCSERRRPGPRGRTKRPKSEEGQPHKVASPHQAQVKGERLESDTPPSCIHMNSRRSPGKSEDSVTKQGSLKEEQACGDCPSCVRDTPRPQTDAQPEQEEEENTGRERERKEEDLVVEEEEEEEALNLKTSGDTGSPLGSRYYESNEVAYESADMALPGEYEENGQAMLWSDPEGLARRMQIDRLDINVQIDESYCVDVGEGLKRWKCRMCEKSYTSKYNLVTHILGHNGIKPHECLHCGKLFKQPSHLQTHLLTHQGTRPHKCTVCEKAFTQTSHLKRHMLQHSDVKPYSCRFCGRGFAYPSELRTHENKHENGQCHVCTQCGLEFPTYAHLKRHLASHQGPTTYQCTECHKSFAYRSQLQNHLMKHQNVRPYVCPECGMEFVQIHHLRQHALTHKGMKEFKCDVCAREFTLSANLKRHMLIHASVRPFQCHVCFKTFVQKQTLKTHMIVHLPVKPFKCKVCGKSFNRMYNLLGHMHLHAGSKPFKCPYCSSKFNLKGNLSRHMKVKHGIMDTSIDGHEPPPDPEGQEDYEEESFEFSERENRANNNNTPDIAKLSQMEYYSTYGKGAGRFSTA from the exons ATGAGATCCCTGAAACACCTCAAACATCACTCCAGGAACAATGTG gaggaggagagtagcCGCCTGGTGCGGACGTACCCTAAGATGACTGAGGGCCACGTGGACGTGGGCACGCAGACGGAGCCCGTGGTGGTGCTATCTCTGGCTCAGGCTGCCGTTCTCGGCCTCATCTCCCAGAATGAAATCTTTGGGGCTACCATCGCTCCGAATGGCTTCTACACGGGAGAGCCCAGAGAGtgtccccctcctccacctGAGGCGATGGAGTACGAGTACGCAGATCAGCTAATAGGGGCCAACGGTGACTACCTGGCGGAGCCCGCTGGGGAGCCGGAGCCCCAGCCCCACTGCAGTGAGAGAAGAAGACCCGGGCCTCGCGGGAGAACCAAAAGGCCCAAGAGCGAGGAGGGTCAACCGCACAAAGTAGCAAGTCCACATCAGGCTCAGGTGAAAGGTGAACGGCTTGAGTCTGACACCCCTCCCTCctgcattcacatgaacagcagGCGAAGTCCTGGCAAGTCAGAGGATTCAGTCACCAAACAAGGCTCTCTGAAAGAGGAGCAGGCCTGCGGAGACTGTCCCTCATGTGTCAGAGATACGCCCAGGCCGCAAACAGACGCACAGCCagaacaggaagaagaagaaaacactggcagagaaagagagaggaaggaagaagatTTGGTggtagaggaagaagaagaagaggaggcgcTAAACCTCAAGACCAGTGGCGACACTGGCAGTCCTCTGGGGAGCCGCTATTACGAGTCCAACGAGGTGGCCTACGAGTCAGCGGACATGGCCCTGCCAGGGGAGTACGAGGAGAACGGCCAGGCCATGCTGTGGTCAGACCCAGAGGGCCTTGCCAGGCGAATGCAGATCGACCGGCTGGACATCAACGTACAGATCGATGAGTCGTACTGCGTAGATGTGGGAGAGGGTCTGAAACGCTGGAAGTGTCGCATGTGTGAGAAGTCATACACATCCAAATACAACCTTGTCACTCATATTCTGGGACATAACGGAATTAAGCCCCATGAATGTCTACACTGTGGAAAGCTCTTCAAGCAGCCGAGCCACCTCCAGACTCACCTGCTCACCCACCAAGGAACCAGACCTCACAAGTGCACCGTGTGTGAGAAAGCCTTCACGCAGACCAGCCACCTGAAGAGGCACATGCTGCAGCATTCGGACGTCAAGCCCTACAGCTGCCGCTTCTGCGGCCGCGGCTTCGCCTACCCCAGCGAGCTGAGGACCCACGAGAACAAGCACGAAAACGGCCAGTGCCACGTCTGCACCCAGTGCGGCCTCGAGTTCCCGACGTACGCGCACCTGAAGCGTCACCTGGCCAGTCACCAGGGCCCGACCACGTACCAGTGTACAGAGTGCCACAAGTCCTTCGCTTACCGCAGCCAGCTGCAGAACCACTTGATGAAGCACCAGAACGTGCGGCCCTACGTTTGCCCCGAGTGCGGCATGGAGTTCGTCCAGATCCACCACCTCCGACAACACGCTCTCACTCACAAG ggCATGAAAGAATTCAAGTGTGACGTCTGTGCCAGAGAGTTCACCTTGTCTGCCAACCTGAAGAGACACATGTTGATCCACGCCAGCGTGAGGCCCTTCCAGTGCCACGTCTGCTTCAAGACCTTTGTCCAAAAGCAGACCCTTAAAACGCACATGATTGTCCACCTGCCCGTCAAGCCTTTCAAATGCAAG GTGTGCGGAAAGTCTTTTAACAGAATGTACAACCTCCTCGGCCACATGCACCTCCACGCCGGCAGCAAGCCCTTCAAGTGCCCTTACTGCAGCAGCAAGTTCAACCTGAAGGGCAACCTCAGCCGACACATGAAGGTCAAACACGGCATCATGGACACCTCAATAGACGGGCATG AACCCCCCCCAGACCCAGAAGGCCAGGAGGACTACGAAGAGGAGAGCTTTGAATTCAGCGAGCGAGAAAACCgagccaacaacaacaacacgccAGACATTGCTAAACTATCTCAAATGGAGTATTACAGCACCTATGGGAAGGGCGCAGGGCGCTTCAGCACTGCATGA